DNA sequence from the Glycine soja cultivar W05 chromosome 18, ASM419377v2, whole genome shotgun sequence genome:
GTGGATCGGTTCATTTTTGCCATGCTGGTTAGGGCCAGATCAAATGTAAATTTTCACGATTCTGGTTTTGGGACTAAGACATTCtgaaataaaatgttatatatgcTTGCTTCTACTTCAATTTTCCATTTTAATGCCTTCGAGTATGCTTGATATTTTAATGCCATATATTCATGGTTTTGACATTTCTTTAATGGATAATTTTTGGTAGCAATGCTGGATGAGAGTTTACGTTTGTGAGATTTACATCATGTTGTATGTCACATCAAAATTTTGTTTACACGCAAAATagtattgtttaaaaaattgtttaaaatgaGATTATTTGAGGTAAACGATATGTATCCAGAACTTGTTCAAGTAGGGTCACCTAAAAAAACGTTATGGTAACAAGTCATGAAATTGATAAatcattatcaatatttttgtttgcCAAGTACTCTACCATTAATACGAGTCTAGAAGCCAATTAAGGGTACGTTGGGAAGGCTGTGAATGGACATTTGCCACAAAATACGGATCTTCCCCCCTTATTCGTTCATTCGTTAGATCTACCTTGGAACACATGTTGCAACAAAACGAACGGGGATACTTGCATTGGAATCCATGTTGCAACAAAATGAACGGGGAACAAACGTGCACGAAGTTATGCAAATTCAATGCATCCAACTCCGTTGCATGCAAGAGAAAACAGtggataaatagatagatagtTTATAATCCAAGCTAGAGATTCTAACATAGCCTAAAGCCTTGTCAGGAAAGCATTCGTGGACTACTATGCATGAACCGCAAACATTGTGAAGTCTTTTTCTTGACTGAACCTTAATTGATTCTGTTATTTGCAGTTACTCACAATCTGGCCTAAAATTCTGCCAATCAATGGCTTAACCATGAGCCTTCTGCTCATCCTTCTGGCTCACACAGCTAGTCCTTTCCTTCAACATGTTTCTTTGACTGTTCTTGTCACACAAGTGCAGTGTTGAGTAGGAGAGCTTGTATCATATGCTTTAAGATTATCATCATAGAGCAAGGCCAATTCGAGCTTGCATAAGTTTTCCAGGACCACACTTTGGACGTATTGCTACACCATAAACCAGATTTAGGTATTGAACAAACACCATTCTGCCCTATGCCAATACCTCCACTCTGATACTTAAGATTATATAAGTTTATTCTTAGTTTCCACGTGCATCCAAGAAAGCATAGCAAGCCTTCACTTTGATGCTTAAGATTATAGACGTTTATTATCTGATTTTACAACACTTTCACTTTAGCTCCTAACTTCATAAAATATTGTACAATTCCATATATTTCAATCCTTAATTCCAGTGAAAAAATTAAGTGAGAAGCGTCTAAagtgaatgaatttttttataaaaaaaaatgcaaaataaaaaattataagttatatAGAATTAGGAACTAAAGTAAATAATGGCTACATTCTTAGGAACCGGGGTACAGGTTTACTTGAAAGAAATGGGAGAAATTTTATTACACCAATTGTCATATCTTAGTTCTActcattcaataaataaaatgggTGACGATTTACTTCTCTCATCAGGTACAAAAATGAGTTAAATAAGTACAGTCTGAGTATGTGCAGCAGAGATAACCAATAAGTTTTACTAGCAAAGAATTCAAACTGCGCTAAAACTTAATATTAACTAGGAAGATCATGCAAATAACTGAGATGTCGTCAACAAATTAGCCTATATATTTGAGGACCTGagccaaagaaaaaaaacactgaTGTCATAAGATGATTCTCAGCTAGCGAACATGTTTTCTGATTGAGAATTTCAGAGCCACATTTATATGGCTTTGGTGCTTCTCTCACCCAAAACTGAATCCAGTAAGCAACAGTTGGAAGCAACAGTTGATTATGTACATGAATCTGAAGAATGCAAATCCATTATTGTCAGATGAACCATCAAAAATGAACTTGATGTCATCTTTCCCCACCGTCATCTTCTTGATCCTCAAActgattttcttctttaatgTTCACTTCTGCATCACCTTCGTGATTTTCAGCATTTTGTTTAAAGAATAACTCGGATACAGAATCATCCTCGTCGACATCCTCTTCATTTTCCTTATCTTTTGATTGAGAAATTGGACCAGTGTCCATCCATGCAGGACACTGGTGAGCTACACTAAGAGCTGTCCATAATTGGGAAGTTAAAGGGCTAGAAGAATTCTTTGATACTTCAAAGGAGTCACGCCGTGAACAAGAGCATTCAGGGACTGGATGAGAGAGAAAGGATAGTggttttgatttatttgatgCTTCTATAATTCCATCAAGTAATGTTTTTGTCAAATGCCTTCGAACTGTTTCTAGCCATGTATGATTTGCATGATGCCTATGGTCACAAATCTCGTCTAGAAGTTTAGCCACTTCCTTTCTGCATCAGCATAAATACTATTACTAAGTATTAAAATTGCAAATCTTCAACTTTAAATGGCATTACTGAAGCTTCTGTTTCATAATTACACATCAATTCAGCAAAGTTCCCTAATCATGTAGCTCTAATGCTTTGCTTTAGGTTGTCTTGGATTTTTAATGGCACAGTTGACAAGAAACATTATATTCAGCCTTTATTTGGAAACACCTACAACCTTATGTCTTATCTTTCAGTTACTAAGTaggagagatttttttttttttttgaaaaaggcaTGAAAGTGGCAACACCATATAACCTTGCATCCCAATTAGGTTGGCACCCAAGGTCATAGAGATCCTTTGCCAAAACAGACCTGAATTTATTGATTATGAACAAAAACAGAACAAACAAGGACATGGTGGGAGTGGGACTAGGCCAAAACCCATGTCAAACATCCAAGCATTTGATATCTAACTTGGCTGATTATAAAAACATTCTGTGTGGTGTTTCAGAGTTATTTCCAGGCAAAAAAACTGCATTTACATACATTGAAAATATACAGGCTCAAAAAATAGAGGCATGTACCTGTCAGGTCTAAATGTCTTTGATGCAGCTGACTGATATAGCCTGTGCCCCATCACCAAGCTAGCAAAATTTGGATGCCCCTTCCCGTCACGGTCAAATCCAGGGATGAATACATCAGCCTCAACACAGATCACATAGTCAATAGCCTCCCATAGTAATTTATGGGCATTGGTCCTCAGTTCTATAACTGTACTATCAGGCTCATTATCACTCTCAGCTACCCAACCCCACCAACCTTCTATGTTGTATGATTTTGGCCTAGCTGGAGGTGGAGGAAGTGGGCGAGGACGTGGACCTGCATTTTTCCAAGCTGCACGCTTTGTTACTTCTTCAACGAAAGGTGGCGGTCCAGGAGTATCAACAAGGTTCACCTCTTTCCCATAGAGCCTAATCATTTCCCAAGGAGTGCTTAGAGAAGTTCTATCAATAACATTTTCAAACATAGCATGAAGAGGAATCAATGTTCTTTGACCTCCAAAGACTTCTCCTCCAGATACATAAATAATTGCATCCTTTGAGTATCCATAAGCACGAAGAAGAATACCAATCTGAAAGAGATCACAATGGTAGAGCATATAATCAGCCAGGGTAGTTCTCCAAATATATGGCCTTAGTATAAATTTGCAATAAATGTGAATGACCAGAATTTTCTGAGTCTATCCAACCAATTCATTGACAATGAACAATTTGActatctaaaatttaaaaatattttcttacctCCTGAGGCATTAAAGGACAGGAGCCTTTTAGTCTTTCTTCGGCTGAGTTGACTGAAAGCTTCCCCTTGACAATCCCACGTTTTATCATCCATGATCGTTTGTGTTGAATAAGTTCGGTATGTACATCCTAGAAAATAATTCATGGCCATCATAGCTCATATGATAAGCAGAGGAAGAGTAAGATACAGTTATCACAGATTGATCATATACCTGGAACAGTTCTGCACAACCATGATACGCTAAAGATTCTCTAGTCATGCCAGGGTCAAAGGCAATGAATGGACGACCAGGAGCTCGTAACCTACAATCATATCATGAACTATTCTACATAAGccaaaaggagaaaaagagtATGAAAGAGAAGAACAAACTTAAAAGAGAGGTGATGATGAAATTCCTCTTGCCTCTGCAAAATCTTAGCAGAAAGTTCCTGGACTTCCTGTCGAAACTGAAGAGCATGAAAAGAAACTCTACATCTCAGTCTTTGATATTCTTCAAAATTGGGAGGAAGAGTGGCCTAAGAAGGGAGGGGAAGCAAAGAGAAACGATCATTTATAGGTGCATCTAATAAAGGCAcaataaaaaccattttaaacaAACAACCTGCACAGTGTAGAACAAGAGGAGAAATAGAGCAAAGGAAAAGGGGAGACAGTGAGCTGAAGAACTAGATACAGAAGAAAGATAGCAGCATGAATGCTGTATATCACTCAATATGGCAAACACTTGCGTAGTCGTTCCGAAATAAGCTCATCACAAGCAAACCCCCAATTCagaaattaagaatataaatccctaaaaagtaataaaagaaaGGTCCTCAAATTATGACCCGCGTCTAAGTTGTCCTTCAAATAAGTTTGGTCAAAATTTAATCCCAAATAACATTTGCAACGTGAACAAAATGGTCAACTGCATTGCACTCTGAAAGGGAGCCTACTAATCCATTGAATCTTGGCTTAGTCAATTCcattcaaacaaaaacaaacaagtctGCACAAATAAACCTTTGCATTTGAAATCTGGAAGGAAGAATTTAGATCAAAACAGGCTATGGATCAAATAGGTTAAGCAAAAGCTGCCTTTACCTTCAAGCATCCACCTTCAGAAACAACTAGTTCAACCACCGAATGCTTCTTTAATACAGGGAGAAcatgatgaaaataataaaaaggtgATGCTGAATATGGAACTTTAAAAACAGGAAtctccttctttctccttgCACCTTTCAGATCTTTCGGAAGAGTTCTCACAACAGTGACATCTTTTGCTAATGAGAGGACAAATTGCTCTTCATTATATAGGTATGCAAAACTCTTGAACTGAGAgctggataaaaataattatacaaagAAATAGAGAAATAGTTTAAACTCATAATTTATATCACATTAGACTgagttaatataaattttaattccttGAAAGAATAGTAACCTTATTCCCTTGCTGCTGGTTGTTGATTGGATCTCAGGCATAGCTAATGTAGCATTGAGAAGTCGAGCAACCACAACAACATCACATATCTGGGATAAAAAACAGATAATGCTACAGTTTAAGtttgatataaatataataggaTACAGATCCTGAACTTGATACCCTTACCGAATTCCTGATCTCATGAAAACCCCCTTGTATCCGGACAAAAATAAACCCATTTGTTTCTGAAACAGGATCTGACAGGAAAGATAGACACAATTTCTTTCAGAGAGATAAAGGATTAACAGTAATTTACAGAAATACAAGCTTCTTCCCTCCTGCAAAGACCttgtttggttttaaatataatCGAAAGTACGAAAATAAAGGCAATGgtatttaaattaagataaatcTTGTATACAAAAATATAGAGAAACGAGATTAAATGAATATAGTGAGTGAATGGTGAGCAACATATGTGAAGATccaaatatttgataatttgcATTGTGAAATCTGTCACTGAGAAACAAAAATCTGACAATCTGGGAATATATTATACACATCAAACATcacagaaaatgaaaagaaatacacGTGTGGAGGCAAAATAAATTCAGGGCAACAAATTATCATACAGGTCAAACTTTCTTGCAGAAGACATTATTATGGAGACACACAAATGAAAGTCCAaactccacaacaacaacaacaacgacaacaaagccttatcccaTTAGGCAAAGTCCAAACTCCACATATCCCTTCAAATAATTTGATATCTTCTATTATCAAAGAAGCATCTTATTATAGGTGATATTATTTCTCAGCAATGAGAAAGACAGACATTGCAGTACTACTCTAAGGATTGGGATG
Encoded proteins:
- the LOC114396495 gene encoding O-fucosyltransferase 27-like, with amino-acid sequence MKGEVKMKSKMKWVGLFGLVLSAFSIFIHFLLARFTQMGVADYESSVTIFSWRPIFEKPIPPTNTPSYRKLWGPVKRLESLYPDSNPRGYYADPVSETNGFIFVRIQGGFHEIRNSICDVVVVARLLNATLAMPEIQSTTSSKGISSQFKSFAYLYNEEQFVLSLAKDVTVVRTLPKDLKGARRKKEIPVFKVPYSASPFYYFHHVLPVLKKHSVVELVVSEGGCLKATLPPNFEEYQRLRCRVSFHALQFRQEVQELSAKILQRLRAPGRPFIAFDPGMTRESLAYHGCAELFQDVHTELIQHKRSWMIKRGIVKGKLSVNSAEERLKGSCPLMPQEIGILLRAYGYSKDAIIYVSGGEVFGGQRTLIPLHAMFENVIDRTSLSTPWEMIRLYGKEVNLVDTPGPPPFVEEVTKRAAWKNAGPRPRPLPPPPARPKSYNIEGWWGWVAESDNEPDSTVIELRTNAHKLLWEAIDYVICVEADVFIPGFDRDGKGHPNFASLVMGHRLYQSAASKTFRPDRKEVAKLLDEICDHRHHANHTWLETVRRHLTKTLLDGIIEASNKSKPLSFLSHPVPECSCSRRDSFEVSKNSSSPLTSQLWTALSVAHQCPAWMDTGPISQSKDKENEEDVDEDDSVSELFFKQNAENHEGDAEVNIKEENQFEDQEDDGGER